The genomic stretch ATGCACCTTCCATTATTTTTTTCGTAATCGCATTTTCCACTGATGTTCTGATGTGATTGCTGAAAGCATCAATAAACCTAAAAAAAGTAGGCAGAAGAGACATCTCACTAATTACTCATATGGTTCAAATAAGATGCATGATTAACTGAAATTCATCTTGAAAGAACACAGCTGGGTTTACTTCAGAAACAAATGAAATTGCTCAAGAGGACACTAAAGAAACTGTTGTCTCCTGAAATAAAAAGACTAAAGCTGAAAACTTTGGATAGAATTTGAAATGCAAAGATATGTGCATGATATTTACTGGCTGCTGGTGAAGGAAAGTTCAATTTACTGAGCCCCCTTCAAAGGTACTAACAACATAGTGCTTGTAGAACAAATTTGTGAACCACGTACACTTGATAAAACCAAGATGCTCCTCCATTTAATGTTATGTCTAACTCCTTCATATAACAGCCACATTCCATAACAGACAGCTTGAGAGATCCATTTTGATTCTTCATGCCCATGGAAACCCCAACCTCCATTCCTTCAACCTTAGTGAAAAGTAGCTATAAATACACCGTGTACCTTTGTATACATACATGTCAAAACTGACTGATACTACATTAATAAAGTTAAAGTTACAAGACATGTAAATGCAGCTGGACTACCTGCTAAGAACAGTATAGCAACTCGAAATAGTCAGATGATAAATGTAAATCTATGGAGCTGCAATTGTATTCAAAACAACATAAACAACAAATCCATTTAATTGAGCTGCTTGGAGTTGTTTTCAACATTGGTTTCACAAAGTGTACATAACTGAGACCTTTTGCCTTGGTGAAAAGAACAACCAGCTTATCATCAAAACAAGGATTTGGGTACATATAGAACATCTAAGTCACTGTCACTATCTAGGTGCTTTGTATAATCTAGTTCTTATAATTTCATAAGCTCCATTGGGTTAAAATGCAAAAGGGTTGGTCAAATTTATCTTACAGCTTACAGGTTGTGTGAAAAAACTAGCAGTTTGGACTCCTAGAGTTGAAGCATAAGTATAACGTTATGCTGCTAATGAAAGAAAGCTAATATCCAATATCTCAGATTTAGTAAAAAGTGATAAACACTGAAGAAGACTCATTGTAAGTTGTAACCAGTCCGTTTTGTCTTTTCTCATTAAACACCCGTATGCCCTATGTAGATTGAAACTTGAAAGtaccttcagtaatcagtaGTTCAGTAACACTCAATATGGCAGCATACTGGATTATATACTGTATATATAATTCCCATTAAtaagtctgaactctgaagtagTTCAACTTCTGACATCTGATGCTTAAAAATTTCGGTGATGACCATCGACCAGCCAGTTAATAGAAAATGTGCAACTCTCCTGCATATTCTCTAAAAACATGCACCATAGGCCAGAATCGAATTATTCAACTAGAACAGGTTCCAATTAGCAATCTGCGCCTCTCAGGAAAATAACCAATCCAATAGCGACCAAACACATGAGTCCCGTCATTTATACCTGAATCGAGGCATTCCCGCGGTCAGTGATGGTCACGACCCAGGCGTTGTACGAGTAGCTCCACTCCATGGTGAGGTTCGCTCTAGCAAGCGTGGCGGCCACGACGACGCCTGTGTccccgacggcgacggtggAGTTGGTGACGGCGAGGCCGTGGAGCACGATCCCGGAGGCGGTCATGCGGACGGTGCCGACGAGCGGGATGCTCGCCGATTTCTCGATGTCCGGCACGCTCAGGGGCGTGAGCGTCTCCGCGGCGTGCGACACGAGCAGGTCCTTGGCGAAGTCGAGGCCCGACTGGGAGATGACGGCGGAGATGTGCGCTGACGCAGccgcgggggagggggcggtgaacagctggaggacgacgaggagggggAGCAGAGGGGTGCCCATGGCGGCAAGGAGGCTAGCCGCTAGCCTAGGGTTGGGGAGGTCGTGGTTGGAGTGGGAGTGGCGTGAGGGGGAAGAAgacgcgcggcggcggtgcggaggTGTCGAGCTTGCGGCGGGTTTGACTTGAACGGTCGTCTTCTCCGGGAGGGGGAGACGTGGAAAATTTCGCCATTGCTGACGTGGCGGAGACGTGGCTGCTGGCTAGCCCGCAGCGGCCTCTCGCCAGAAATGCTACCTACCTCTTCGCTGACATGTGGGGCTCTGCTTCCGCTTGCCGGTTGCCACCGCGAAACCGTCAGGTCCCGAGTCCAAGCGCCCTTCTCCTCAGCTTTCCCCTTCCCGAAGGTTCGCACcgctctcttcctcctcctcgtcccattcgccgccgccgccacccccttcTAGAACCATCCAGAGGCGAGCCGGAGAGGCGCGAGAGCGGTGGGGGGCATGGCGACGCAGACGGGGGTCGCGGCCTCCAAGGTCCTCATCCTCGTCAGCGCAGGTCCTCGTCTCATCACCGCCATCGTCCCCATCAAACATCTCTCCGATTGGATGCGATTTATTCTGATAGGCTGCTGTTTTGATCCCTGATGTTTTGAATTGGTGCCTCTGCAGGGATGACGGGCTCTATCCTGCTGCGGAATGGAAAATTGTCTGATGTATTAGGGGAACTCCAGGTCGGTAGAATTTTTCCCCATTTCTGTGTTCAAATTTGATTACGCGCTTAGTCAATCGGTTCGGCCAGCCTTGTGTGTTGTCGTAGCATTGGCCATGGGTAGTAATGGCTAGTAGAAGCATTAATTCTGTCCGTATGTGATTAACACCGTGTTATAAATTGCATGACGACTTCTGTTAGTCAATGTACACCAATTGAACTCTAAATTCAATGCTTCACTAGTTATTAGTGACTCCTTTTCAGTATCATACTGATTTAGTGATTTTGATGATAtgctctgcagtctgcaccTTCACCTTCATTCACACATTCACTTTTTTTCTCAGGAGAGCTacgtatcattgcattaagatagAAGAAAAGGCTCAGATAGTCATACAAACACACACACCTTGTGTCCTAAATTACATTCGTGCCCGTTCTTAGCATGAGGCGACCACCACCTAACCCACACACACTGCTAACCCCCTGGTCGGGCAGAAACCAGACCACTAAGGCCTTTGGCGCCTGCCAGCATCCAGTGATCAGCCTCATCATGTGCAAGGAGAAGTGCTTGATCCATCCTGGGCGAGGCACCATTAAATGCAATATCGTTCCTCATCTTCCAAAGAGTCCAAGCCCCTTCAATCACACATTCACACATGTTAACCCTGGAAACTACTCTGTATAAATGTTTATTTAAGCATATCTTATGTGTTTAGGAGATTATGAAGGGTGTAAACCAAGGAGCTGCTTCTGGCCCCTATGACATTGCCCTTATTCAAGCTCAGGTATGCTATTCATATGGAATGCTCTTGCTAACGCTTCATTCCATATTGATAGAAACATTTATCTTAATTTTGCATTCCTATGCTTCATATTAGATTCGGAATTTAGCCCAAGAAGTCAGGGATTTGACATTATCAAGGCCCATTACCATACTGAATGGCAAATCTGACTCAGGAGGTTTGTACCTGCTTCACTGTCTCTTCATTCTGTTCCCTTATTCAGTCGTCTGTGCAAATATCAACTTCATGTAAAGGTTTAGTTTCAAGTCGGATAGTTCCTCTTATGAATGGTCACAGAAGTTTAAAGATCATCCAAATATTAGTGCTCTGCTAAAAACTCTGAAAATTTGGTCATGGTTGAAGTTAGTAATCATTAATTCATGAAGCCGAAATACCTGCAAGCTGGCAGTTTCATACATGTAGATTCTTATCTTATAGCAGTTTACTATACACGGGTAATTGCTGCTGGTATATTCAGCTCTATTATTATTTTGTTAGTTATTTACGTATTACTTTTGCAGGTGGTTTATCATCCTACATACTACCAGCAGCTGCAGTTGGAGCAATGGGTTATTGCTATATGTGGTGGAAGGTAACGTGCAAATTTTATGCCCTTGATTGGTTGATTATGAATTTTCTCTATGATCTCCTCCTTTTCACCACAAGTTGTCTGTGTCTTTTTAGTTTCATATACCTTTCCATTGAATTAGTAGCTGAATACAAGAAAACAACAATTGTTACCTGTTTATTACACATTTTAgctattttctttgttttgtagTCAGTGGGTACTAAAATTTGGCTATTTGTGTTCGAAATAAGAAATTAGTACATTATTTTGTCACTGATGCTACCACATTCAGTTCGAGTAGGGTGGTATGTGAATGCAGCTGGAAAAGTAAATAACTGGTACTCATCCATGTGGACACCATGGATGGATTCTCTATCTTAATTCAATAATAGCATCTTCCTGATTTGCGCTGGAATATCCAATCAAATTTCATGTTTTCGAGTTGAGGGGCATTTCCTGATTGTAATAATTCCTAATTCGCTAGGATAGAGGCAAGACCGTTAGACATTTCAAATCCTAATGGCAACCCTAAGTTGAGAATTTTCCATTTAAGAACAGGTTTTTAAAATGCCTCTAGGGGGGGGTAGTCCCCACCTCGATTTATCATTAAAATTGGGCAACAGTGGGTGCCCATTTAATAACACGTGAACTGCTAGATGTAAACCAAGCAACAAGAGAAGAAAAGGTTGCGTTCGGAATAATCCTTTTACCTATTCTGCTTTGTGTTTCTTACCTCATGCAGGGATTGTCTCTCTCAGATGTTATGTTTGTCACAAAACGCAATATGGCTAATGCTGTTCAGAGCATGTCAAAGCAGTTGGAGCAAGTTTCATCAGCATTAGCTGTATGCTTTATTCCCAACTTTATTTCATGTTTACTTCAGCAGAGTCTGTACTGATCTTTAAGTGCAACTAATTTCAGGCAACAAAAAGACATCTAACTCAACGGCTTGAGAATTTGGATGGCAAAATGGATGAACAAGTAGAGGTCTCCAAAGCCATTAGAAATGAGGTTAGTTCATTTGAACTATGTTAGTCCTGAATCCTGAGCAGTGATACTATGATATTTTGCTTGATACTCACATGGTCCTCGTACAATGCTGTCCTTTGCTGTGCCTAAGCAtcaattttcatttcttttttataaCAAGCCTGCATCTGATCAGGACTTTTTAAATCCGTGTAAGACCAGTGTAAATGAATTTGCATAAATGGTTCCACACTTATCAAGGCAATTACTGCATATCTGCTTCGATTTCTCTTATTTGTATAGAAAGTTATACAAGGATCTTTGATAGGGTGATCGGAAATAGTAATGAAAAAACTGGAACCTTTACCAGCCAGCAAGCAACCTTGTGCTTTATTTTGTTGGATTCGGTGATTAGTTGGCCTATGGCTGTTTCATAAACCAGTGTAAATCTGTAACATACTATTATTCTCACGTATCTGACACTCTtatgttgtttgcttgtttaATTTCTTCTCTTAGAGCACCAAAGACATTTTCTGTTCTTCCTAATGATATGCAGAAGCTGTTCGACCATTTGCTTAGTAGAATGTAGATACCATATACTTGTAAGCTGTAAAGctataaaatatattttagtTGTCCTCATTTCAATATATTCATATAGTTTTGTTATGTATGTGAAGGTCAATGATGTTAAAGATGACCTGTCACAAATTGGATTTGACATTGAAGCAATTCAACAAATGGTTGCTGGATTGGTGAGTTTGAGCA from Setaria italica strain Yugu1 chromosome II, Setaria_italica_v2.0, whole genome shotgun sequence encodes the following:
- the LOC101785311 gene encoding uncharacterized protein LOC101785311, giving the protein MATQTGVAASKVLILVSAGMTGSILLRNGKLSDVLGELQEIMKGVNQGAASGPYDIALIQAQIRNLAQEVRDLTLSRPITILNGKSDSGGGLSSYILPAAAVGAMGYCYMWWKGLSLSDVMFVTKRNMANAVQSMSKQLEQVSSALAATKRHLTQRLENLDGKMDEQVEVSKAIRNEVNDVKDDLSQIGFDIEAIQQMVAGLEGKIELLENKQDVANTGIWYLCQVAGGIKDGINTKFFQEATEKLKLSHPAQPETKPVKGLELFSESAKEHKVADSKPIMFKSDAENEKPTKTTAVKGAAVHRSIRFSFHKEGLAL